One genomic segment of [Phormidium] sp. ETS-05 includes these proteins:
- a CDS encoding GAF domain-containing protein — protein MTNRIRQSLELETILTTTAAELRSFLETDRVKVYRFEPDGSGEVIAESIDGQRLPSLLGLHFPASDIPPHSREMFIKAKTRVIVSVPAQQITLNNQGNVATTGDLTVEEVQQTKIEDILQRPVDPCHVEYLTNMGVQSSLVVPIFHGEKLWGLLAGHHATPKTFTDEDLLMVQLLADQVSVALDQSHLLSEARAKTRQETLINQISTLLHTPQQVGQILENVLKTLVKASGCSGGRLYIHSTDPTTATQIYTYGDQPQLFLWGTQPQKSATGEALLLEAETFWQQLMRQPNLSPNTNPVGPHDEDWQSLRTEQLSVSAQLSNLNCHIVPDLYQEPFLTAVAPTFRNTRIRSILVMPLWYGKQALGCLTLFRDEIDTEILWAGRLDPDDRNRRVRQSFEAWRELKLRQSPQWHPAEIELVQAVGSHLGMALMQNRLYQWERENRLLVEMRNRELDTARNIAEEANRMKSDFLSSTSHELRTPLASTLNYLKLLKEGFYDNEEELKEYIGVAYQSAENLVAIINDVLDIAKIEAGRMSVQMNQVDLRPLLSEQIRMFHVESRHKGIPLILECEVEQVYADQGKLKQILTNLLSNALKFTPIGEIRITAKKAAAMSDSGEWVEIAVTDTGIGIDPNQRELLFEPFVQADGSIKRRYGGTGLGLAICKRLVELMGGRIFLESEGLGRGTNVRLQLPFDN, from the coding sequence ATGACAAATCGCATCCGCCAATCCCTGGAACTGGAAACGATTTTGACGACCACAGCGGCGGAGCTGCGATCGTTCCTGGAAACAGACCGAGTGAAAGTATATCGGTTTGAACCCGACGGCTCCGGGGAGGTAATAGCCGAATCAATCGACGGACAGCGCCTACCTTCTCTGCTGGGTCTGCACTTTCCCGCCAGTGACATTCCGCCCCACTCCCGCGAGATGTTTATCAAGGCCAAAACTCGCGTTATTGTGAGCGTTCCCGCACAACAAATTACCTTGAATAACCAGGGAAATGTGGCCACTACTGGGGACTTGACGGTGGAGGAGGTGCAACAAACAAAAATTGAAGATATTTTGCAGCGACCGGTAGATCCTTGCCATGTGGAATACCTCACCAATATGGGAGTGCAATCATCTCTGGTAGTGCCCATATTCCACGGAGAGAAACTATGGGGTTTGTTGGCTGGGCACCATGCCACCCCCAAAACATTTACCGATGAAGATTTGCTGATGGTGCAGTTGCTCGCGGACCAAGTATCGGTAGCGCTAGACCAGTCCCACCTCCTCAGCGAAGCCAGAGCCAAAACCCGCCAGGAGACATTAATTAATCAGATATCCACCCTGCTGCATACCCCGCAACAAGTAGGACAAATCCTGGAAAATGTCCTGAAAACATTGGTCAAAGCTAGCGGTTGCTCTGGGGGGAGGCTCTATATCCACTCCACCGACCCCACCACCGCCACTCAGATTTATACTTACGGGGACCAACCACAACTATTTCTCTGGGGGACACAACCCCAAAAATCAGCCACTGGGGAAGCGTTGCTCCTGGAAGCCGAAACCTTCTGGCAGCAATTGATGCGCCAGCCGAACCTCTCCCCAAACACCAATCCTGTTGGGCCCCATGATGAGGATTGGCAGTCCCTCCGCACCGAGCAATTGTCCGTGTCAGCACAATTGTCTAATCTCAACTGTCATATTGTGCCGGACCTGTACCAAGAACCCTTCCTGACAGCCGTTGCCCCCACCTTCCGCAACACCCGCATCCGCAGCATTTTGGTAATGCCGCTGTGGTACGGCAAACAAGCTTTAGGCTGCCTCACCCTGTTTCGAGATGAAATTGATACTGAAATCCTTTGGGCAGGTCGCTTGGACCCGGACGATCGTAACCGGCGGGTGCGCCAGAGCTTTGAGGCATGGCGGGAGCTGAAACTCCGCCAATCACCCCAATGGCACCCAGCAGAAATTGAATTGGTGCAAGCTGTAGGCTCTCACCTAGGCATGGCTCTGATGCAAAACCGCCTCTACCAGTGGGAAAGGGAAAACCGTTTGCTCGTGGAAATGCGTAACCGGGAACTGGATACCGCCCGCAATATTGCTGAAGAAGCCAACCGCATGAAGTCGGATTTTTTGTCCTCTACCAGCCATGAACTGCGTACCCCCCTAGCTTCCACCCTCAATTACCTAAAATTACTCAAAGAAGGCTTTTACGACAACGAGGAAGAGCTAAAAGAATATATCGGAGTTGCCTATCAATCAGCGGAAAACTTGGTAGCGATTATCAACGATGTTCTCGATATCGCCAAAATCGAAGCCGGTCGCATGAGCGTCCAGATGAACCAGGTGGACTTGCGACCCTTGCTGTCCGAGCAAATTCGGATGTTTCATGTTGAAAGCAGGCATAAAGGCATCCCCCTGATTCTAGAATGTGAAGTAGAGCAAGTTTATGCCGACCAAGGGAAGCTGAAACAGATTTTAACCAACCTGCTTTCCAATGCCTTGAAATTCACTCCGATCGGGGAGATTCGCATCACCGCAAAAAAGGCAGCAGCGATGAGCGACAGCGGCGAATGGGTGGAGATTGCCGTTACCGACACTGGTATCGGAATCGACCCCAACCAGCGGGAGCTTTTATTTGAACCCTTCGTGCAGGCGGATGGTTCTATCAAACGCCGTTACGGCGGCACAGGTTTGGGGTTAGCCATTTGCAAGCGTTTAGTGGAACTAATGGGAGGACGCATATTTCTAGAAAGTGAGGGGTTGGGAAGGGGAACTAATGTGAGACTACAACTGCCTTTTGATAATTGA